In Rhodothermus marinus DSM 4252, a single genomic region encodes these proteins:
- a CDS encoding TetR/AcrR family transcriptional regulator, with amino-acid sequence MRARILETARRRFFREGYARVTMDELARALGMSKKTLYQHFPTKAALAAAVMETFRSQVAEGLGRIFSDHTLSLPERLARAFAEAARHLRQIEKPFLEDLARFLPDVWAETERFRSETIARLLGNALREGQAAGFIRTDVPVEIMLRSFQAVAERLVTPSALMELPYTLPEMIRLVIRLLFEGVLTDAARADFRKALDAIASGENLTT; translated from the coding sequence AAGGCTATGCGCGGGTGACCATGGATGAACTCGCCCGCGCGCTGGGCATGAGCAAAAAAACGCTCTACCAGCACTTCCCCACCAAAGCCGCACTCGCCGCGGCCGTCATGGAAACCTTCCGATCGCAGGTGGCCGAAGGCCTCGGCCGCATTTTCTCGGACCACACGCTGTCGCTCCCCGAACGCCTGGCCCGCGCCTTCGCCGAAGCGGCCCGCCACCTGCGCCAGATCGAAAAGCCGTTTCTGGAAGACCTGGCCCGCTTCCTCCCCGACGTCTGGGCCGAAACCGAACGCTTCCGCTCCGAGACGATCGCGCGCCTGCTGGGCAACGCGCTCCGGGAAGGTCAGGCGGCCGGGTTCATCCGGACCGACGTGCCCGTGGAAATCATGCTCCGGAGCTTTCAGGCCGTGGCCGAGCGTCTGGTGACGCCTTCGGCACTCATGGAACTGCCCTACACGCTCCCGGAGATGATTCGTCTCGTGATCCGGCTGCTGTTCGAGGGGGTGCTGACCGACGCCGCCCGCGCCGACTTCCGAAAAGCCCTCGATGCGATTGCTTCCGGGGAAAATCTGACCACCTGA
- a CDS encoding HlyD family secretion protein gives MRTLLLPVLLGGLLAGCRAARTDVLEVSGTIEATEIQLAARTTGEIVWFAVDEGDRVARGQPLVCQDTTQLVLQLRQAEADVAAARANLALLEAGARAEDLEQAEARRQQAETRLEQARRDAARLETLHAQGSATDRQLEDARLQLRLAEAEYRAAQAQLEKLRHLARPEELAVARARVAQAEARRDLLRRQLDDACLEAPTDGVVSRRVADPGELAAPGSVLLTLVRLDTVYVQLYIPEPLIGAIRYGQPVTVRVDTWPDRSFEGHVTYIAPEAEFTPRNVQTKEDRTRLVFRIKVTLPNPEGLLKPGMPADATLQPAA, from the coding sequence ATGCGTACGCTCCTGCTTCCCGTACTACTGGGTGGCCTGCTGGCCGGATGCCGGGCCGCCCGCACCGACGTGCTCGAAGTCTCCGGCACCATCGAGGCCACCGAAATCCAGCTGGCCGCCCGCACGACCGGTGAAATCGTGTGGTTCGCTGTGGACGAAGGCGATCGCGTCGCGCGCGGCCAGCCGCTGGTGTGCCAGGACACCACGCAGCTTGTGCTGCAGCTACGCCAGGCCGAGGCCGACGTGGCGGCCGCCCGCGCCAATCTGGCGCTGCTGGAGGCCGGCGCCCGCGCTGAAGACCTCGAGCAGGCCGAAGCCCGACGCCAGCAGGCGGAAACGCGTCTGGAACAGGCCCGCCGCGATGCGGCCCGCCTCGAAACGCTCCACGCGCAGGGCAGCGCCACCGACCGCCAGCTCGAAGACGCCCGGCTCCAGCTCCGGCTCGCCGAAGCCGAATACCGGGCCGCACAGGCCCAGCTCGAAAAGCTCCGGCACCTGGCCCGTCCCGAAGAGCTGGCCGTGGCCCGCGCCCGCGTCGCGCAGGCCGAAGCCCGGCGCGACCTGCTCCGCCGCCAGCTCGACGATGCCTGCCTGGAAGCCCCCACCGACGGCGTCGTCAGCCGTCGCGTGGCCGATCCGGGCGAACTGGCCGCCCCCGGCTCGGTGCTGCTGACGCTCGTCCGGCTCGACACCGTCTACGTGCAGCTGTACATCCCCGAGCCGCTGATCGGCGCCATCCGCTACGGCCAGCCCGTCACGGTGCGCGTCGATACCTGGCCCGACCGCAGCTTCGAGGGCCATGTCACCTACATCGCGCCCGAGGCCGAATTCACCCCCCGCAACGTGCAGACGAAGGAAGACCGCACGCGGCTGGTCTTTCGCATCAAGGTGACGCTGCCCAATCCGGAAGGGCTGCTCAAACCCGGCATGCCCGCCGACGCCACGCTGCAACCCGCCGCCTGA